A portion of the Microbulbifer agarilyticus genome contains these proteins:
- the metE gene encoding 5-methyltetrahydropteroyltriglutamate--homocysteine S-methyltransferase, with amino-acid sequence MAKTHILGYPRIGAHRELKRAQEAYWKGDIDQQALLAVGAQIRSQNWQAQQAAGLALTTVGDFAWYDQVLNHSLMFGVIPERFQNGAADNRLDQYFRLARGRAPSGEPVAASAMTKWFDTNYHYLVPEFSEDQPFTLDAEWLLAEIKDAQSLGHNVKPVIIGPLTYLWLGRGVDNALDLLPALLACYEQLLVQLADAAAQWVQVDEPILGLDLPAQWRDAFALVYKTLAKASGSKLLLATYFSTLRENLPLVFDLPVDGIHIDAVRGGEDLQPAFEALRGDQILSVGVINGRNVWKTDLAQWQQALKKEAEVLGDRLWISASCSLLHSPVDLETETGLSEEHKSKLAYSRQKLDELQKLQSALEPGVEPLAAFPQTDSRSEADIRQQLESTWRPQKFSERVEAQRERWQLPLLPTTTIGSFPQTDVLRQVRKQFRNSEISQQDYHDHLRAEITEAIRRQEILGLDVLVHGEAERNDMVEYFGEQLDGFIHTGNGWVQSYGSRCVKPPIIAGDISRPNAMTVQWSEYAQSLSKRPVKGMLTGPVTILNWSFPREDIPRAVSCLQIAKALRDEVRDLEAAGIGIIQIDEPALREGLPLRQADHKAYFDWAVGCFRYTCSEVNTQTQIHTHMCYSNFNAIMDAIVALDADVITIESARSDLRLLDVFAGENGGYPNEIGPGIYDIHSPNVPEREELKERLQQLLEVIPKEKLWVNPDCGLKTRNWAEVGSALLNMVEATRTVRSALV; translated from the coding sequence ATGGCAAAGACACATATTCTCGGATACCCGCGCATTGGCGCGCATCGCGAGCTCAAACGCGCGCAGGAAGCCTATTGGAAAGGTGACATCGACCAGCAGGCACTGCTGGCTGTCGGTGCGCAGATACGCAGTCAGAACTGGCAGGCCCAGCAGGCGGCTGGATTGGCACTCACTACCGTGGGGGACTTTGCCTGGTACGACCAGGTACTGAATCACTCGCTGATGTTTGGTGTTATTCCCGAGCGCTTTCAGAATGGTGCGGCAGACAACAGGCTGGACCAGTACTTCCGTCTCGCTCGCGGCCGCGCACCTTCCGGCGAGCCGGTGGCCGCCAGTGCCATGACCAAATGGTTTGATACCAACTATCACTACCTTGTGCCGGAGTTCTCGGAAGATCAGCCGTTCACGCTGGATGCGGAATGGCTGCTGGCAGAAATCAAGGATGCACAGAGCCTTGGTCACAATGTTAAGCCGGTCATTATAGGTCCGCTTACCTATCTTTGGCTGGGGCGCGGTGTGGATAACGCGCTCGATTTACTGCCGGCTCTGTTGGCCTGCTACGAGCAGTTACTGGTACAGCTGGCCGACGCCGCCGCGCAATGGGTGCAGGTCGACGAGCCAATCCTGGGGCTCGATTTGCCCGCCCAATGGCGTGATGCGTTTGCGCTTGTGTATAAAACTCTGGCAAAAGCCAGTGGCAGCAAACTATTACTCGCTACCTACTTTTCCACATTGCGGGAAAACCTGCCGCTGGTATTTGATCTGCCTGTGGATGGAATTCATATCGATGCGGTGCGCGGTGGTGAAGATCTGCAGCCTGCGTTTGAGGCGTTGCGTGGAGACCAGATACTCTCGGTCGGCGTAATCAACGGCCGCAATGTGTGGAAAACCGATTTGGCCCAGTGGCAGCAGGCTCTGAAAAAAGAAGCGGAAGTTCTCGGCGACCGTTTGTGGATATCTGCCAGCTGTTCACTGCTGCATTCGCCAGTGGACCTGGAAACCGAAACGGGATTGAGCGAAGAACACAAGAGCAAACTGGCCTATAGCCGTCAGAAACTCGATGAGCTACAGAAGCTGCAATCGGCACTCGAACCAGGGGTTGAGCCGCTGGCGGCTTTCCCTCAAACCGATAGTCGTAGCGAGGCGGATATACGTCAGCAGCTGGAAAGTACCTGGCGCCCGCAGAAGTTTTCCGAACGGGTTGAGGCTCAGCGCGAGCGCTGGCAGCTGCCACTACTGCCGACCACCACTATCGGTTCTTTTCCACAGACCGACGTTTTACGTCAGGTACGTAAACAGTTTCGCAATTCTGAAATCAGTCAGCAAGATTACCACGATCACTTGCGTGCAGAAATAACTGAAGCGATTCGCCGTCAGGAAATCCTGGGGCTGGACGTATTGGTGCACGGCGAAGCCGAGCGCAACGACATGGTGGAATACTTCGGCGAGCAACTGGACGGGTTTATCCACACTGGTAATGGCTGGGTGCAGAGTTACGGTTCCCGCTGTGTAAAGCCGCCGATTATTGCCGGTGATATCAGCCGACCCAATGCGATGACCGTACAGTGGAGTGAATATGCCCAGAGTCTCAGTAAGCGTCCGGTAAAAGGGATGCTTACTGGCCCGGTTACTATTTTGAACTGGTCCTTCCCCCGGGAGGATATTCCACGCGCGGTAAGCTGCCTGCAGATCGCCAAAGCACTGCGTGACGAGGTTCGGGATTTGGAGGCGGCGGGTATCGGCATCATCCAGATCGACGAGCCGGCACTGCGGGAAGGTTTGCCATTGCGGCAGGCCGATCACAAGGCGTATTTCGATTGGGCGGTGGGTTGCTTCCGTTACACATGCAGTGAGGTAAACACGCAAACCCAGATCCACACCCATATGTGTTATTCCAACTTTAACGCCATTATGGACGCGATTGTGGCGTTGGATGCGGATGTGATTACCATCGAATCTGCCCGTTCGGATCTACGTTTACTAGATGTCTTTGCCGGTGAAAATGGTGGTTATCCGAATGAAATCGGCCCAGGTATCTACGATATTCACTCGCCCAATGTGCCGGAACGTGAAGAGTTGAAAGAGCGATTGCAGCAATTACTCGAAGTGATCCCGAAGGAAAAGCTCTGGGTAAATCCAGACTGTGGATTAAAAACCCGTAATTGGGCAGAAGTAGGTTCGGCGTTGCTGAATATGGTGGAGGCGACGCGCACGGTACGCAGTGCGTTAGTTTGA
- a CDS encoding cytochrome b, which yields MASTPNSWSKALKTLHWMIAFFILFAWASVELHEQYEKGSYMRGWWMVLHFSLGFLVLFLGLFRLYYRATHGRPNLYGGSFQKPVSLLTQSLMYVLIIGMPLTGLLMRQFAGRDTTLFWLFELPAFFEKNIDVAKQFAFLHKELLWNALLVLLVLHIGGALWHHFYNKDNTLRQMLPFGKVK from the coding sequence ATGGCCTCCACACCCAATAGCTGGAGCAAAGCGCTCAAAACTCTGCACTGGATGATCGCGTTTTTTATCCTGTTCGCCTGGGCTTCCGTAGAACTGCATGAGCAATATGAAAAAGGCTCCTACATGCGCGGCTGGTGGATGGTGCTCCACTTCTCCCTCGGCTTCCTGGTACTGTTCCTGGGCCTGTTCCGTCTCTACTACCGTGCCACCCACGGTCGCCCCAACCTGTACGGTGGCAGTTTCCAAAAGCCGGTTTCCCTGCTCACCCAGAGCCTGATGTATGTACTGATCATCGGTATGCCGCTCACCGGCCTGTTGATGCGCCAGTTCGCTGGCCGTGACACCACGCTGTTCTGGCTGTTCGAGCTGCCCGCCTTCTTTGAAAAGAATATCGATGTGGCCAAGCAGTTTGCCTTCCTGCACAAAGAACTGCTGTGGAATGCCCTGCTGGTACTGCTGGTGCTTCACATCGGTGGCGCTCTGTGGCATCACTTCTACAACAAAGACAACACCCTGCGTCAGATGCTGCCGTTCGGCAAAGTGAAATAA
- a CDS encoding LysR family transcriptional regulator produces the protein MIELRHLRALTVLRDTGSMVRASERLHLTQSALSHLFREMEDRHAQALFVRKSRPLRFTSAGLRLLQLADDVLPRVAVAQRDLARLASGQAGRLNIAIECHSCYQWLMPTLDAYRDDWPEVELDLSSGFHFAPLPALVRGDLDLVVTSNPDTSLKGIHYEPLFSFEMCLAVSRKHALAKKKTVSPQDLADEVQITYPVERERLDIFQKFLDPAGIEPAAVRTAELTVMMVQLVVSGRGVCALPNWALYEYLQKGLVNQLRLGKSGVWSTLYAAVREEMLEQAFLRDFFTTARDTCFANLNGVLAATDNINK, from the coding sequence ATGATTGAGCTGAGGCATTTGCGCGCCCTGACGGTGCTGCGGGACACCGGCAGCATGGTGCGTGCGTCCGAGCGACTGCACCTTACCCAATCCGCGCTCTCCCACCTGTTCCGCGAGATGGAAGACCGCCACGCGCAGGCGCTGTTTGTGCGCAAGTCACGCCCCCTGCGCTTTACCAGCGCCGGGCTGCGGCTGTTGCAGCTGGCAGACGATGTGCTGCCGCGGGTGGCGGTGGCACAAAGAGACTTGGCGCGGCTGGCATCTGGACAGGCAGGACGACTGAATATCGCTATCGAATGCCACAGCTGTTACCAGTGGCTGATGCCAACCCTCGATGCCTACCGGGATGACTGGCCGGAAGTCGAGCTGGACCTCTCCAGTGGTTTCCACTTCGCCCCACTACCCGCGCTAGTGCGCGGCGACCTGGACCTGGTGGTTACCAGTAACCCGGATACCTCTCTTAAAGGTATCCACTACGAACCACTGTTCAGCTTCGAGATGTGTCTGGCGGTCAGCCGCAAGCACGCGCTGGCGAAAAAGAAGACGGTGTCTCCTCAGGATCTAGCAGATGAGGTGCAAATCACCTACCCGGTCGAACGAGAGCGGCTGGATATCTTCCAGAAGTTTCTCGACCCGGCCGGTATCGAACCCGCCGCGGTGCGCACCGCAGAACTTACCGTAATGATGGTGCAACTGGTGGTCAGTGGCCGCGGTGTTTGCGCCCTGCCCAACTGGGCTCTTTACGAATATTTACAAAAGGGGCTGGTAAACCAATTGAGACTAGGAAAATCCGGCGTGTGGAGTACACTCTACGCTGCGGTGCGCGAGGAGATGCTGGAACAGGCTTTTTTAAGGGACTTCTTCACCACAGCACGGGATACCTGCTTCGCCAATCTGAATGGCGTGCTTGCCGCGACCGATAACATAAACAAGTAA